A region from the Acidimicrobiales bacterium genome encodes:
- a CDS encoding ABC transporter ATP-binding protein: MPVLEVRDLSIRFGGLRALDSLSMVVDEWEIVGLIGPNGAGKTTAFNCITGFYRPDTGKVIHRGRDVTGMSPHQRVALGFGRTFQNVGMIKSATALDNLKAAQHIHAGYSALSGILGTPEAAEDERELTFKAEAMLEFLGLGEIRDSVVSSLPYGQLKLLELGCALSTDPDVLLLDEPSSGMGPEEAADLGRRLLELREQVGLTMLLIEHHVPLVSAVCDYVYVLNFGSLLAEGVPAEIQRHPQVVEAYLGGSARQKKTPTAAPDDTVEMPNPTEASA; this comes from the coding sequence ATGCCCGTCCTTGAAGTCCGGGATCTATCCATTCGCTTCGGAGGCCTCCGCGCCCTCGACTCGCTGTCGATGGTCGTCGACGAGTGGGAAATAGTCGGGCTGATCGGTCCCAACGGCGCTGGCAAGACGACCGCCTTCAACTGCATCACCGGTTTCTACCGCCCCGATACGGGCAAGGTGATTCACCGCGGCCGCGACGTCACCGGAATGAGTCCTCACCAGCGCGTCGCCCTCGGGTTCGGGCGCACCTTCCAGAACGTCGGGATGATCAAGAGCGCGACCGCACTCGACAACCTCAAGGCCGCCCAACACATCCACGCCGGCTACTCGGCGCTGTCAGGGATTCTGGGCACACCGGAGGCCGCCGAGGACGAGCGCGAACTGACCTTCAAGGCCGAAGCCATGCTCGAATTCCTCGGCCTCGGGGAGATCCGCGACTCTGTCGTCTCGAGCCTCCCGTACGGGCAGCTGAAGCTTCTGGAACTCGGCTGCGCCCTCTCCACCGACCCGGACGTTCTTCTCCTCGATGAGCCTTCGAGCGGGATGGGCCCGGAGGAAGCAGCCGATCTTGGGCGGCGTCTCCTTGAACTCCGGGAGCAAGTGGGGCTCACCATGCTGCTGATCGAGCATCACGTGCCGCTCGTCAGCGCAGTTTGCGACTACGTGTATGTGCTCAACTTCGGAAGCCTTCTCGCAGAAGGAGTGCCGGCCGAGATCCAACGCCACCCGCAGGTAGTGGAGGCCTATCTCGGCGGTTCGGCACGGCAAAAGAAGACGCCCACGGCCGCCCCCGACGACACCGTCGAGATGCCGAATCCGACCGAGGCGTCGGCATGA
- a CDS encoding ABC transporter ATP-binding protein — MSLLEVDDLRVGYGALPVLHGISFSIEEGTTAVLLGLNGAGKTTTVNTIAGLLRSWSGDIRFEGRSVTRMNTDEIVKAGISLSMEGRHVFSGLTVRDNLELGSWTSRDRMRETMEKVFAYFPRLEERAGQVAGTLSGGEQQMLAIGRALMARPRLLLIDEASLGLSPLMAETVFQVVEQINTDGTTVMLVEQNVGALEYADRALVMEKGTLTFDGLPERLASESYLEEVYLGDVAEAGAARSK, encoded by the coding sequence ATGAGCCTGCTGGAAGTGGATGACCTTCGCGTCGGGTACGGGGCCTTGCCGGTCCTGCACGGCATTAGTTTCTCTATCGAAGAGGGAACGACGGCGGTGCTGCTCGGTCTGAACGGCGCCGGTAAGACGACCACGGTCAACACCATCGCCGGGTTGTTGCGGTCGTGGTCGGGTGACATCCGTTTCGAGGGAAGATCCGTCACCCGGATGAACACGGACGAGATCGTGAAGGCGGGGATCTCGTTGTCGATGGAAGGCCGCCACGTCTTCTCCGGACTGACGGTTCGCGACAACCTCGAGCTCGGTTCGTGGACATCCAGGGATCGAATGCGCGAGACGATGGAGAAGGTTTTCGCCTACTTCCCCCGCCTGGAGGAACGGGCCGGGCAGGTCGCAGGGACTCTTTCGGGCGGCGAGCAGCAGATGCTTGCGATAGGCCGCGCGCTGATGGCCCGTCCGAGGCTGCTTCTAATCGACGAGGCATCACTGGGGCTGTCACCGTTGATGGCCGAGACGGTCTTCCAGGTGGTGGAGCAGATCAACACGGACGGCACCACGGTGATGCTCGTCGAGCAGAACGTGGGCGCCCTCGAATACGCAGACCGAGCGCTGGTGATGGAGAAGGGAACCTTGACTTTCGACGGGCTCCCCGAACGATTGGCCTCCGAGTCTTATCTCGAAGAGGTCTACCTCGGAGACGTCGCGGAGGCCGGGGCGGCCAGGAGCAAATGA
- a CDS encoding cytochrome P450 produces the protein MSEPLRYDPYDYQIHEDPYPTYARLRDEAPLYHNEERGFWAISRHSDVAAGFRNTAQLSSRFGVSLDPIAYGPDAHKSMSFLAMDPPKHTRMRALVSKGFTPRRAADLEPSIRLLAERHLDAALSKSGGEFDFVADFAGLLPMEVISAMLGVPETDRTELRRLADLLVHRDKGVTDVPPAGIEAAIKLITYFSELIADRRTRPADDLTSALTQADVEGDRLSDEEVTSFLLLMVVAGNETTTKMLANAWFWASRFPDVKARLLAEPSDAPLWVEETVRFDNSTQMLVRVATGDVELAGSSVPDGAPVLLLIGSANRDAAAFPDPDLYDPYRNTSKLISFGSGRHFCLGAPLARLEGRIALEALARRVSDYCVDEENSERVHSINVRGFAKLPTQVKIG, from the coding sequence ATGAGCGAGCCCCTCCGATACGACCCGTACGACTACCAGATCCACGAAGACCCGTATCCGACCTACGCGCGCCTCAGGGATGAGGCACCCCTGTACCACAACGAAGAACGCGGGTTCTGGGCGATATCCCGGCACTCCGACGTTGCGGCCGGCTTCCGCAACACCGCCCAGCTGTCGAGCAGGTTCGGTGTGTCCTTGGACCCGATCGCCTACGGCCCCGATGCACACAAGAGCATGTCCTTTCTGGCCATGGATCCGCCGAAGCACACCCGAATGCGTGCGCTCGTGTCAAAAGGATTCACCCCACGTCGCGCGGCAGACCTGGAGCCCAGCATCCGGCTCCTGGCGGAACGGCATCTCGATGCAGCCCTATCGAAGTCCGGCGGCGAGTTCGACTTCGTCGCGGACTTCGCCGGCCTACTTCCGATGGAAGTGATCTCGGCGATGCTCGGCGTCCCCGAAACCGACAGGACCGAGCTCCGTCGCCTCGCCGACCTGCTCGTCCACCGCGATAAAGGCGTTACCGATGTCCCGCCGGCGGGCATCGAGGCTGCGATCAAGCTCATCACCTACTTCTCCGAGCTGATCGCCGATCGGCGGACACGACCTGCCGACGACCTGACCTCTGCGCTGACCCAGGCTGACGTCGAGGGCGACCGGTTGAGCGACGAGGAAGTCACGTCCTTCCTGCTGCTGATGGTTGTCGCCGGGAACGAGACCACGACCAAGATGCTGGCCAACGCCTGGTTCTGGGCTTCGCGGTTCCCCGACGTCAAAGCCCGGTTACTTGCCGAGCCCAGTGACGCTCCACTCTGGGTCGAGGAGACGGTGCGCTTTGACAACTCCACCCAGATGCTCGTCCGGGTAGCGACCGGGGACGTAGAACTCGCTGGCAGCTCGGTGCCGGACGGTGCACCCGTCCTGCTCCTGATCGGGTCCGCCAACCGTGACGCCGCAGCGTTTCCCGACCCTGACCTCTACGACCCGTACCGGAATACTTCGAAGCTGATCAGCTTCGGTTCGGGCCGTCATTTCTGCCTAGGAGCGCCGCTCGCTCGGTTGGAGGGCCGGATAGCTCTCGAGGCGCTCGCACGCAGGGTCTCCGATTATTGCGTCGACGAGGAAAACTCCGAAAGAGTGCATTCGATCAACGTGCGCGGATTCGCCAAGCTCCCGACGCAGGTCAAGATCGGGTGA
- a CDS encoding NAD(P)-dependent oxidoreductase: protein MRVAAVGVVGLGEIGGSVASALAAAGHDVCVCDVRPEASAKLSDRCRVVDDPAELGRSVDVVIVAVVDDDQVRAVLLGPLGALTTMRRGSTVIVVSTVSMAALRDVAEAGRPGGVAVVDCGVSGGPSAAAAGKFVSMVGGDDGAVARVLPVIDSFSSLVVRMGPLGSGLKAKLARNVVQYGSWLAAYEAQRIAEAAGIDLQNLARVIKESDRMIGGASALMFRDTVAPFGPGDDERLVGAMRSAAALAHKDLDAALDLAWELELECPLTELAESNIGSVFGVEP, encoded by the coding sequence ATGCGGGTGGCCGCCGTTGGTGTTGTGGGCCTTGGCGAGATAGGCGGAAGCGTCGCTTCCGCGCTGGCCGCGGCGGGTCACGACGTATGTGTCTGTGACGTCCGTCCGGAAGCGTCGGCCAAGCTCTCGGACAGGTGCCGGGTGGTTGACGACCCGGCGGAGCTCGGTCGGTCGGTCGACGTCGTCATCGTCGCGGTCGTCGACGACGATCAGGTCCGAGCGGTGCTCCTCGGACCTTTGGGTGCGCTAACGACGATGCGCCGCGGGTCGACTGTGATCGTCGTGTCGACGGTTAGCATGGCGGCCTTGCGTGACGTCGCCGAAGCCGGGCGGCCCGGCGGGGTGGCCGTCGTGGATTGCGGCGTGAGCGGTGGCCCGTCCGCAGCAGCGGCGGGAAAGTTCGTCTCGATGGTCGGTGGCGATGATGGCGCTGTAGCGCGGGTCCTGCCGGTCATCGATTCGTTCAGCTCGCTTGTGGTTCGAATGGGCCCGCTGGGTTCGGGGCTGAAGGCAAAGCTGGCGCGCAACGTGGTGCAGTACGGATCGTGGCTGGCTGCTTACGAGGCCCAGAGGATCGCGGAAGCCGCCGGCATAGATCTTCAGAATCTCGCGCGGGTGATCAAAGAGAGCGATCGCATGATCGGGGGCGCTTCGGCGCTCATGTTCAGGGACACGGTGGCGCCCTTCGGACCGGGCGACGATGAGCGACTGGTCGGCGCCATGCGGTCGGCCGCTGCGTTGGCCCACAAGGACCTCGACGCCGCGCTGGATCTCGCGTGGGAGCTCGAGTTGGAGTGCCCGCTGACCGAGCTCGCCGAGTCGAACATCGGATCGGTCTTCGGAGTCGAACCTTGA
- a CDS encoding NDMA-dependent alcohol dehydrogenase, with protein sequence MQTDAAVLWEPGTDWKIERIELDPPRQGEVLVRLAASGMCHSEEHIVTGDTPMPLPMVGGHEGAGVVEAVGPGVRDLAPGDHVVTSFLPACGRCPSCSAGHQNLCDLGAFIADGWQISDGTARHHLGDQDLRAMCMVGTFAHWTVGNEASFIKIDPYIPLDLAALLGCGFTTGWGSAVHRAQVQPGEDVAIVGIGGLGSAAVQGARLAGARRIFAVEPQTEKWEAARRFGATHTVASIEEAFPLIQQETQGRMCHKLVATMGVGRGDLVAPLMSLVAKRGRAVMTNVHSAFEVDVKLSMIDLVFMEKEILGCLYGSANPRVDIPLLSQLYQAGQLDLEGMVTRRYPLDGINEGYEDMRAGRNIRGVLVYPS encoded by the coding sequence GTGCAGACTGACGCGGCGGTTCTCTGGGAACCGGGGACCGACTGGAAGATCGAACGGATCGAACTCGACCCTCCCAGGCAGGGTGAGGTCCTCGTACGGCTGGCGGCATCGGGGATGTGCCACTCCGAGGAGCACATCGTGACCGGTGACACACCGATGCCGCTTCCGATGGTCGGTGGGCATGAGGGCGCCGGGGTGGTCGAGGCTGTCGGCCCCGGGGTCCGCGATCTCGCCCCCGGCGACCACGTGGTCACCAGCTTCCTACCGGCCTGCGGTCGGTGCCCATCCTGCAGCGCCGGCCACCAAAACCTCTGCGATCTCGGGGCGTTCATCGCCGACGGCTGGCAGATATCCGATGGCACAGCGCGCCATCACCTCGGGGATCAGGATCTCCGGGCAATGTGCATGGTCGGCACTTTCGCTCACTGGACCGTGGGCAACGAAGCCTCGTTCATCAAGATCGATCCCTATATCCCCCTCGACCTTGCTGCGCTCCTGGGTTGCGGGTTCACGACCGGATGGGGCTCCGCGGTCCACCGGGCGCAAGTCCAACCGGGCGAGGACGTCGCCATCGTCGGAATCGGCGGACTCGGGTCGGCGGCGGTCCAAGGGGCCCGGTTAGCCGGCGCTCGGCGAATCTTCGCCGTCGAGCCACAGACCGAGAAATGGGAGGCCGCCCGGCGCTTCGGCGCCACTCACACCGTGGCGTCGATCGAGGAGGCGTTCCCGCTCATCCAACAAGAGACCCAAGGGCGGATGTGCCACAAGCTCGTCGCAACCATGGGCGTCGGCCGGGGAGACCTCGTGGCCCCCTTGATGTCGTTGGTGGCCAAACGAGGCAGAGCCGTGATGACCAACGTTCACAGCGCGTTCGAGGTCGACGTCAAGTTGAGCATGATCGATCTGGTGTTCATGGAGAAAGAGATCCTCGGGTGTCTGTACGGGTCCGCCAACCCGCGAGTCGACATCCCCTTGCTGTCCCAGCTGTACCAGGCTGGTCAACTGGACCTCGAAGGCATGGTGACGCGGCGCTACCCCCTCGACGGGATCAACGAGGGCTACGAAGACATGAGGGCGGGTCGCAACATCCGGGGTGTTCTCGTCTACCCGAGCTGA
- a CDS encoding DUF2277 domain-containing protein, producing MCRNITTLRGLEPPATTEEIRAAALQYVRKVSGVQTVTPRTAEAVDRAVDQVASATAELLMQLPPRQVPPATTPPLRRLAQRSGQ from the coding sequence ATGTGCCGGAACATCACGACCCTCAGAGGCCTCGAGCCGCCAGCAACCACCGAAGAGATCCGCGCGGCCGCTCTGCAATACGTCCGAAAGGTCAGCGGTGTTCAGACAGTGACGCCCCGAACGGCCGAAGCCGTAGATCGGGCAGTGGATCAGGTTGCGAGCGCAACGGCGGAGCTTCTGATGCAGCTTCCGCCGCGCCAGGTGCCTCCGGCCACCACCCCACCTCTTCGCCGGCTGGCCCAGAGATCCGGCCAGTAG
- a CDS encoding glycosyl hydrolase family 65 protein yields MFAHPAFAVDPWSVTESSLDLSVLAQTESVFALSNGHIGMRGNLDEGEPYGLPGTYLNSVYELRPLPYAEAGYGNPESGQTMVNVTNGKVIRLLVDDEPFDVRYGELLSHRRVLDLRGGFLHREVEWRSPSGARVQVTSTRLVSLVQRSVAAIRYEVTPLDRSVQIVVQSELVANEAMPARPAEDPRVSAILDQPLESHAALAMGSSALLAHRVRRSGLLVVATMDHSVAGPDDTEVTSEAIDDVARTNVMTTLQSSESLVVTKMLAYGWSAERSEPALHDQARGAVQAASRTGWEGLLKGQREFLDDFWSGADVEIDGDSEVQQAVRFAMFHILQAAARAERRPIAAKGLTGTGYEGHAFWDTEIYVHSLLGLSRPEAVADSLRWRHATLPAARERAQQLRLSGAAFPWRTINGAECSAYWPAGTAAFHIGADIAHSVVRYVRVTGDDEFEAEIGVELLVETARLWRTVGHHHMDGTFRIDGVTGPDEYSAIADNNIYTNLMAQQNLIAAADACMRHPGSAGKLGVTDEEVASWRDAAADVFIPYDQTLGVHPQADGFTDHQVWDFAATTADQYPLLLHFPYFDLYRKQVAKQADLVLAMHLRGDFFTAEDKVRNFAYYERLTVRDSSLSACTQAVMAAETEHLGLAYDYVGEAALVDLMDLEHNTRDGLHMASLAGSWVALVEGLGGLRIEENRIVFHPRLPDSLLALHFRITYRGRRIKVSLSEGNASYELLSGDDLSIWHYDEELSLSSDAVERRSLPPRTRLPRPTQPPGREPTRRHHRD; encoded by the coding sequence GTGTTTGCCCATCCTGCCTTCGCGGTCGACCCCTGGTCGGTAACCGAATCCTCGCTCGACCTGAGCGTTCTGGCTCAGACCGAATCGGTGTTCGCTTTGTCCAACGGCCACATCGGAATGCGAGGGAACCTCGACGAGGGAGAGCCCTACGGCCTGCCCGGCACCTACCTCAACTCGGTTTACGAGCTGCGCCCCCTCCCGTACGCCGAAGCCGGCTACGGAAACCCCGAGTCCGGGCAGACCATGGTCAACGTAACCAATGGCAAAGTGATCCGGCTGCTCGTAGACGACGAACCGTTCGACGTTCGATACGGCGAGCTGCTGAGCCACCGCAGGGTCCTCGATCTGAGGGGAGGGTTCCTCCACCGGGAGGTCGAGTGGCGCAGCCCGTCCGGCGCGCGGGTGCAGGTGACCTCGACGCGGCTCGTGTCACTCGTTCAGCGTTCGGTGGCCGCCATCAGATATGAGGTGACGCCGCTCGACCGTTCGGTTCAGATAGTGGTTCAGTCCGAGCTTGTTGCCAACGAGGCCATGCCGGCAAGACCGGCCGAGGACCCGCGGGTTTCGGCGATCCTCGACCAGCCTCTGGAGTCGCACGCTGCGCTCGCAATGGGCTCGTCGGCCTTGCTGGCTCATCGGGTTCGTCGAAGCGGCCTGCTCGTGGTGGCGACAATGGACCATAGCGTCGCCGGCCCCGACGACACGGAGGTCACTTCCGAGGCCATCGATGACGTCGCCAGGACCAACGTGATGACGACCCTGCAGTCGTCCGAGAGCCTCGTCGTCACGAAGATGCTGGCTTACGGGTGGTCCGCGGAGCGGTCCGAACCCGCCTTGCACGACCAGGCGCGTGGCGCCGTGCAGGCTGCAAGCCGGACCGGCTGGGAGGGCCTCCTCAAGGGACAGCGCGAGTTCCTCGACGACTTCTGGTCGGGGGCGGACGTCGAGATAGACGGTGACTCAGAGGTTCAACAAGCGGTCCGGTTCGCCATGTTTCATATCCTCCAGGCTGCCGCGCGGGCCGAGCGCAGGCCGATCGCAGCCAAAGGGCTCACCGGAACCGGATACGAGGGCCATGCGTTCTGGGACACCGAGATCTACGTTCACAGCCTGTTGGGTCTATCCCGCCCCGAAGCCGTGGCGGACTCGCTCAGGTGGCGTCACGCCACACTGCCTGCTGCGCGGGAGCGGGCCCAGCAGCTTCGCTTATCGGGTGCGGCGTTCCCGTGGCGGACGATCAACGGGGCCGAGTGCTCGGCGTACTGGCCTGCCGGCACCGCCGCGTTCCATATCGGAGCTGATATTGCCCACTCCGTTGTCCGCTACGTGCGCGTCACCGGGGACGACGAGTTCGAAGCTGAGATCGGCGTAGAACTTCTGGTCGAGACTGCCAGGCTTTGGCGAACGGTCGGGCACCATCACATGGACGGAACCTTCCGGATCGACGGAGTCACCGGTCCCGACGAGTACAGCGCCATCGCAGACAACAACATCTACACCAATCTGATGGCGCAGCAGAACCTCATCGCCGCGGCCGACGCCTGCATGCGTCATCCAGGGAGCGCCGGCAAGCTTGGCGTCACCGACGAGGAGGTCGCCTCGTGGCGGGACGCCGCCGCCGACGTGTTCATCCCTTACGATCAGACGCTTGGGGTGCATCCTCAGGCCGACGGATTCACCGACCACCAAGTTTGGGACTTCGCCGCCACCACCGCGGATCAGTACCCGCTTCTGCTGCACTTCCCGTACTTCGATCTGTACCGCAAGCAAGTCGCCAAGCAGGCCGACCTAGTGCTCGCGATGCACCTGAGGGGGGACTTCTTCACGGCAGAGGACAAGGTGCGCAACTTTGCCTACTACGAGCGTCTCACTGTCCGAGACTCCTCTCTGTCCGCGTGCACCCAAGCTGTCATGGCGGCGGAGACCGAGCATCTTGGCCTTGCCTACGACTACGTCGGAGAAGCTGCTCTCGTCGACTTGATGGATCTGGAGCACAACACCCGAGATGGTCTGCACATGGCATCGCTCGCGGGCTCCTGGGTGGCGCTTGTCGAGGGTCTCGGAGGCCTACGGATAGAGGAGAACCGGATTGTGTTCCATCCGCGTCTACCCGACAGCCTGCTGGCGCTTCATTTTCGGATCACCTATAGGGGTAGGCGGATAAAAGTGAGCCTTTCCGAGGGAAACGCGTCTTACGAACTGCTCTCTGGCGACGATCTTTCCATCTGGCACTACGACGAGGAGCTAAGCCTTTCAAGCGACGCCGTCGAACGCCGTTCGTTGCCTCCTCGAACTCGACTGCCCCGCCCGACGCAGCCCCCCGGGCGTGAGCCGACCCGCAGACACCACCGAGATTGA
- a CDS encoding beta-phosphoglucomutase family hydrolase, with protein MPVRLPRRITACLFDMDGVLTSTAELHAAAWKQMFDEYLGKRATNNNEPFVPFDSVIDYDQYVDGRPRLDGTREFLRSRGIDLPEGKPQDPAGTETIYGLSNRKNDLVLHLIKERGVTVYPGSLRFLQEVRRRQLATAVVSSSANTSEVLRVGGLEGMFDEVVDGIVAERDHLAGKPAPDTYLAAARGLGVDPSAAAVFEDALAGVEAGRAGRFGLVVGVDRVGQSNALAAHGADIVVTDLAELIG; from the coding sequence GTGCCCGTCCGTCTGCCCCGACGCATCACGGCCTGCCTGTTCGACATGGATGGGGTCCTGACCAGCACCGCCGAGCTTCACGCAGCTGCCTGGAAGCAGATGTTCGACGAATACCTGGGCAAGCGTGCGACTAACAACAACGAGCCCTTCGTCCCGTTCGACTCGGTCATCGACTACGACCAGTACGTCGACGGGCGACCCCGGCTCGACGGGACTCGCGAGTTCTTGCGTTCTCGCGGGATCGACCTACCAGAGGGAAAACCGCAGGATCCGGCGGGAACCGAGACCATCTACGGGCTGTCTAATCGGAAGAATGATCTGGTGTTGCATCTGATCAAGGAGCGGGGGGTGACTGTGTATCCCGGATCACTTCGTTTCCTGCAGGAAGTCCGCCGCCGGCAGTTGGCCACGGCGGTCGTATCCTCCAGTGCCAACACGTCAGAAGTGCTCAGGGTCGGGGGTCTGGAGGGAATGTTCGACGAGGTGGTCGACGGAATCGTCGCGGAACGCGACCACTTGGCGGGCAAGCCGGCTCCGGACACCTACCTGGCGGCGGCCCGGGGGCTCGGCGTGGATCCTTCCGCCGCGGCGGTATTCGAGGACGCGCTGGCGGGAGTCGAGGCGGGACGCGCGGGCAGATTCGGCTTGGTGGTCGGGGTGGATCGGGTAGGTCAGTCGAACGCACTTGCCGCTCACGGTGCGGACATCGTGGTCACGGATCTCGCCGAGCTGATCGGTTAG
- a CDS encoding MGMT family protein translates to MAVNPRSRSQLNSRSNVPVSADSREALILDRIKAIPQGFVRTYGDIYPTAPRLVGRVLAATTEDLPWHRVVRANGSVAKGSRQLRLLRQEGVPLRGDRVDLAQARMPY, encoded by the coding sequence ATGGCGGTCAATCCTCGCTCGCGCTCCCAACTGAACTCCCGTTCGAACGTTCCGGTGTCTGCAGACTCGCGTGAAGCACTAATCCTCGACAGGATCAAGGCGATACCTCAAGGATTCGTTCGCACCTACGGTGACATCTACCCGACGGCTCCGCGGCTGGTGGGCCGTGTGCTGGCAGCCACCACCGAGGATCTGCCATGGCATCGGGTGGTCCGAGCAAACGGGTCAGTCGCGAAGGGTTCGAGGCAGCTGAGGTTGCTCCGGCAGGAAGGAGTCCCGCTGCGGGGAGACCGTGTCGACCTCGCTCAGGCTCGGATGCCGTACTAA
- a CDS encoding antibiotic biosynthesis monooxygenase, protein MQPAGASRIVTIFRSRLRPDADQLGYGEEAARMESRARAMPGFVDLKTFTAPDGERVSIITFETREHQDAWRDDPEHVVAQRHGREKYYEEYSISVCEQLSHRGFRSA, encoded by the coding sequence ATGCAACCCGCAGGCGCCAGCCGCATCGTGACCATTTTTCGTTCGAGGCTCCGGCCCGATGCGGACCAACTCGGATACGGCGAAGAAGCCGCCCGGATGGAGTCGCGAGCCCGCGCGATGCCGGGATTCGTGGATTTGAAGACGTTCACCGCTCCCGACGGTGAACGCGTGTCAATCATCACCTTCGAGACGCGGGAACATCAGGATGCTTGGCGAGACGACCCTGAGCACGTCGTCGCCCAGCGTCACGGACGCGAGAAGTACTACGAGGAGTACTCCATATCGGTCTGCGAGCAGCTAAGTCACCGGGGCTTCCGGTCCGCTTAG
- a CDS encoding VOC family protein: MADPFDALRVPSEAQLPDPEFSDRLRSRLLKAFDLPKGVTVSDLTLEDVEVAPSPAVVTGEVRVLPYLAVAGAQRAIDWYREALGARLRGSPIVMPDGRIGHAELEIPNGGLLMLSEEYPEIGVVAPSPAGGVPVTIYASVPNVDEVVSRAVDAGASLERDVLDYDYGRNGVIRDPFGHRWLISTEPSAPRTYVRIRHGDVGYASLWVRDAERASRFFSEVLGWEFEPNDGTWGWAVRGLSLPHGIDPRHPDPTLFLCYAVADLGPTLEAVRASGGSAAEPVNEPWGPTAMCRDNQGLEFALFEPPGGVGRAGDPPPPESGRPGDLAYITMYVPDSSAARDFYGSVLGWRWRPGRVEDGWGAEGPVPMTGLSGGHERSFIMPMYRVDDIQRAVGRVRALGGQSTDPEQQPYGISAECEDDQGTRFYLGQL, from the coding sequence ATGGCTGACCCCTTCGATGCCCTCCGAGTGCCGTCCGAAGCTCAGCTTCCGGATCCGGAGTTTTCCGACCGTCTCCGTTCCCGCCTCTTGAAGGCGTTCGACCTCCCGAAAGGAGTCACCGTGTCAGATCTCACCCTTGAAGACGTCGAAGTTGCGCCGTCCCCCGCCGTTGTAACTGGGGAGGTCCGGGTCCTCCCTTACCTCGCGGTCGCTGGGGCGCAGCGCGCTATCGACTGGTATCGCGAGGCGCTTGGTGCGCGCCTGCGCGGCTCGCCGATTGTCATGCCGGACGGCCGTATCGGCCACGCGGAGCTGGAGATCCCGAACGGCGGCCTGCTGATGCTCTCCGAGGAATACCCCGAGATCGGTGTCGTGGCCCCATCACCGGCGGGCGGAGTCCCCGTGACCATCTACGCCAGTGTTCCGAACGTCGACGAAGTGGTCTCGCGGGCGGTCGACGCCGGCGCCAGCTTGGAACGTGACGTTCTCGATTACGACTACGGACGAAACGGAGTAATCCGAGATCCGTTCGGGCACAGGTGGCTGATCTCGACCGAGCCCTCGGCGCCTCGTACTTACGTTCGCATCAGGCACGGCGACGTCGGGTACGCGTCGCTTTGGGTTCGCGACGCCGAACGCGCATCGCGGTTCTTCTCCGAGGTGCTCGGCTGGGAGTTCGAGCCCAACGACGGAACGTGGGGGTGGGCGGTGCGGGGGCTCTCGCTCCCTCACGGCATCGACCCTCGCCATCCCGACCCGACGCTGTTCCTCTGCTACGCCGTCGCTGACCTCGGACCCACTCTCGAAGCGGTTCGGGCTTCGGGGGGTTCCGCCGCGGAGCCGGTCAACGAGCCATGGGGCCCGACGGCGATGTGCAGGGACAACCAGGGTCTCGAGTTCGCGCTGTTCGAGCCGCCCGGGGGAGTTGGACGGGCTGGGGACCCGCCGCCTCCCGAAAGCGGGCGACCGGGCGACCTGGCGTACATCACCATGTACGTGCCCGATTCATCAGCGGCGAGGGACTTCTACGGTTCGGTGCTCGGTTGGCGGTGGCGCCCTGGACGGGTCGAGGACGGCTGGGGCGCCGAAGGTCCCGTGCCCATGACCGGCCTGAGCGGGGGACACGAACGGAGTTTCATCATGCCCATGTACCGGGTGGACGACATCCAGCGTGCGGTTGGCCGGGTGCGTGCCCTCGGTGGGCAATCGACCGATCCCGAGCAACAGCCTTACGGGATCAGCGCCGAGTGCGAGGACGACCAGGGCACCCGCTTCTACCTCGGGCAGCTGTAA
- a CDS encoding sigma-70 family RNA polymerase sigma factor, with protein MSQQMPASDHSREDFIAFYDNALPHVYGYLSARCPSRSIAEEITSEVFLTAVDVARKEPATPIGVPWAIGVARHKLVDYWRRESRKDRGLRALADEFGTVEAVDPWDVRMEAMRARSVLDKLAPFQKAALTLRYLDDLPVPEIASELGRTVHATETLLIRAKAAFRRVYEQEDCDG; from the coding sequence GTGAGCCAGCAGATGCCGGCAAGCGACCATTCGAGGGAGGACTTCATCGCCTTCTACGACAACGCCTTGCCCCACGTCTACGGCTACCTCTCGGCGCGTTGCCCGAGCCGGTCGATCGCCGAGGAGATCACTTCTGAGGTATTCCTGACGGCTGTCGATGTGGCGAGAAAAGAGCCCGCCACGCCCATCGGCGTGCCCTGGGCGATCGGCGTGGCCCGGCACAAGCTTGTCGACTATTGGCGCAGAGAGAGCCGGAAGGATCGCGGCCTGCGTGCGTTGGCCGACGAATTCGGAACGGTTGAAGCCGTAGATCCTTGGGACGTCCGTATGGAGGCGATGAGAGCTCGGTCGGTGCTCGACAAGCTCGCTCCCTTCCAGAAAGCGGCCCTCACGCTTCGCTACCTCGACGACCTGCCAGTCCCTGAAATAGCAAGCGAGCTCGGCCGCACGGTCCATGCCACTGAGACGCTGCTCATCCGTGCCAAGGCGGCCTTTCGCCGCGTTTACGAACAGGAGGACTGCGATGGCTGA